Within Metabacillus schmidteae, the genomic segment ACGGTACTGTACCTAGTGCCCAACATAGAAAAACGATTATAGCTGCTGCTGCAACATTTGTTAAATACGTATTCAGACGTTCTTTTTTTCTAGCACCTTTTTTATTAAAACGATTTTTAATTAAGAACTGATAAATCGGCCCAAGACCAAACATCACAAATGGATTACGATAGAGTCGATAACCTATTTTACGCCATGTAGAGGCAGCTAAATACTCATCAATCGTTAACACCCAAATATCGCCGGTCCCACGTTTGTCAAGGTTACCGCTTGTTGCATGATGAATGGAGTGATCATGTTGCCACTGACTATATGGAAATAATGTTAAAATACCAGTAATCGTTCCCAGCACTTTATTCGCGGTTCGATTTTTAAAGAACGAGTAATGACAACAGTCATGGAAAATAATAAAAATCCGTACAAGGAATCCTCCTGCGATGACAGTAAACGCAAAGGTAAGGAAATAAGATATACTTAAACTTTGATACGCTAAAATCCAAAGGATAAAAAACGGTCCAAGTGTTGTAATAAGTTGCCAGATGCTAGCTTTTGTATTTGATTTTTCATAGGGAGCAACTTGCTTCCTTAAGTTTCTTTGCAATTCTTTACTCATCTTTTTAATTCCCTTCATGAT encodes:
- a CDS encoding fatty acid desaturase; its protein translation is MSKELQRNLRKQVAPYEKSNTKASIWQLITTLGPFFILWILAYQSLSISYFLTFAFTVIAGGFLVRIFIIFHDCCHYSFFKNRTANKVLGTITGILTLFPYSQWQHDHSIHHATSGNLDKRGTGDIWVLTIDEYLAASTWRKIGYRLYRNPFVMFGLGPIYQFLIKNRFNKKGARKKERLNTYLTNVAAAAIIVFLCWALGTVPFLLVQVPIFMVSGSLGIWLFYVQHTFEDSYYEESAEWEYVLAAVEGSSYYKLPKLLQWLSGNIGYHHVHHLSPRVPNYKLEEAHNNTEPLQNVPTITLATSLQSLKFKLWDAHNKRFVGFNAIRSYQNN